One window from the genome of Treponema sp. OMZ 838 encodes:
- a CDS encoding leucine-rich repeat protein codes for MRKLCTILTGIFLTLLFTNCQPFKDNIEDYLSYWSAEVIATDYRINPPYSTNAAGALCVPSAGDVTVTVKLRNPKNFTLKTPSSPADAGKVIRFPELSPQPEYGDTKDYTLTQTTPDTLTLTYKSSFLKKYEWGTGDISPEITLIATDNDRVFGQKFRLNLKADTAPALEYRGVGKTQVDSKWYYVLIFQAQNMNASLPSPLLHLHGDIKKLHIAKEGGASAVYTIQNINFSSQTFSWSPGDPLLNTATQLGFGDYEGSAPPFPASTDKWLIYYQTDIEISPSSAAKTYTAQLSDAAGLRSNEVECSTVKRKVGLIDLEVTNPSSHTSTPGETGGHDHPYSVRCNENGATLKATCNTPGVTISYTVYDITNSPAVETSKNSGASPLTGIRLIAPGTVGHTKQYKVVLKATAPGFTEDTRDVYYTLTRVGDVTIDASTLNENGKWKKLREAVENATAGDIITINGEIKATSVGSGSAANWGEITIDKNLTIRGKSGKYTDILNADTATTGKTHRIFAVQSGATLTLSGLTLKGGTAVAGRDGGGIYAKDSIVSLSDSTIVNCTATHGGAVYIENSTFTIKDGTSITPSSGSDENAKGKNDVYLKNSQTITIDGNLTGTSPIARITPENYTDGIVVVQGTPSFALPSGYAQKFVITPSANNNQSWALDPPANNQLKLKDYGVFTIAATPSLTGDKITLSWKENGVSKGPLTITNQQYRLMLNPYITDIKLKAECSSSTFLKKWTLTGGDTPPSGYTVEYPNSTSVKGKTITAVFASRATLPPGLNLSSDGKTIEKYTGTESIINFNDRGLGCVEEIAANAFRNESGGSFINNTTIQEVVLPNGLKKLGSYAFFDCKVLKKVTIPSGFTGDINEVFPGCTALEKYVIADGNPRYCLSAQKHLCSKKETAPGSYDQNDLTLVSVVFKPSTYPILKITDSKIKEIKNMAAEFHTFTKIQISGLADLSKIYQYAFFKSGVGGYEVTINTSTPPALPANPGSVFVGATKIKVPSGSVTAYKTKWSNYASIIE; via the coding sequence ATGCGTAAACTTTGTACTATTCTAACAGGAATATTTTTAACTCTTTTATTTACAAACTGTCAGCCGTTTAAAGACAATATAGAAGACTATTTAAGTTATTGGTCGGCGGAGGTGATCGCTACGGACTACCGCATTAATCCGCCGTATTCAACGAATGCTGCCGGTGCATTGTGTGTACCGTCCGCTGGCGATGTAACGGTTACGGTTAAACTGCGTAATCCTAAAAACTTTACCCTCAAGACGCCGTCCTCCCCCGCCGATGCAGGAAAGGTTATCCGCTTTCCCGAGCTTTCGCCGCAGCCGGAGTACGGCGATACAAAAGACTATACCTTAACGCAAACGACACCCGATACGCTTACCCTTACGTATAAAAGCAGCTTTTTAAAAAAGTATGAATGGGGCACCGGAGATATCAGTCCCGAAATTACCCTCATCGCTACCGATAATGACAGAGTATTCGGTCAGAAGTTTCGCCTAAACCTCAAGGCTGACACTGCCCCTGCTTTGGAGTACAGAGGTGTCGGGAAAACACAGGTAGACAGCAAATGGTACTATGTGCTCATATTCCAAGCACAGAATATGAACGCTTCTCTGCCGTCTCCTCTTTTGCATCTGCATGGGGACATTAAAAAGCTGCACATTGCAAAAGAAGGCGGAGCAAGCGCTGTTTACACCATACAAAATATTAATTTTAGCTCCCAAACATTCAGCTGGAGCCCCGGTGATCCGCTTTTAAATACTGCAACACAGTTGGGTTTTGGTGATTATGAGGGATCCGCGCCTCCGTTCCCGGCGTCGACGGATAAATGGCTCATATACTATCAAACGGATATCGAAATATCTCCTTCGTCGGCAGCAAAAACATACACCGCACAGCTCAGCGATGCGGCGGGGCTTCGTTCAAACGAAGTTGAATGCAGTACCGTTAAAAGGAAAGTCGGACTTATAGACCTTGAGGTAACTAACCCATCCTCGCATACCTCCACACCGGGCGAAACCGGCGGACATGATCATCCGTATAGCGTAAGATGTAATGAAAACGGTGCAACGCTCAAAGCAACATGCAATACGCCCGGCGTTACTATTTCGTATACGGTTTACGACATAACAAACAGTCCGGCGGTAGAAACAAGCAAGAATTCGGGTGCTTCGCCGCTTACGGGGATACGGCTTATCGCGCCCGGCACTGTTGGGCATACAAAGCAGTATAAAGTTGTTCTTAAAGCAACGGCACCGGGATTTACCGAAGACACCCGTGATGTGTACTACACACTGACCCGTGTAGGCGACGTAACTATAGATGCTAGTACACTCAATGAGAATGGAAAATGGAAAAAACTGAGAGAGGCTGTTGAAAACGCTACCGCAGGCGACATTATCACCATAAATGGAGAAATTAAGGCAACGTCTGTCGGCTCAGGTTCAGCTGCAAACTGGGGCGAAATCACCATCGATAAAAACCTCACGATACGGGGCAAAAGCGGCAAGTATACCGACATTCTGAACGCAGATACGGCTACGACCGGCAAAACACACCGTATCTTCGCCGTGCAAAGCGGTGCAACGCTTACCCTAAGCGGCTTGACGCTCAAAGGCGGTACAGCTGTCGCAGGCAGAGACGGCGGCGGTATTTATGCAAAAGATTCTATTGTTTCTCTCTCTGATTCAACAATCGTAAACTGTACCGCGACACACGGCGGAGCTGTCTATATTGAAAACAGTACTTTTACAATAAAAGACGGTACTAGCATAACGCCCTCATCAGGCTCTGATGAAAATGCTAAAGGCAAAAACGACGTGTATCTTAAAAACAGTCAAACAATTACCATTGACGGCAACCTGACGGGAACAAGCCCGATAGCACGCATAACGCCTGAAAACTACACTGACGGTATCGTTGTGGTACAAGGGACACCATCTTTTGCACTTCCTTCAGGCTACGCTCAAAAATTCGTTATTACGCCATCCGCTAATAATAATCAAAGCTGGGCTCTCGATCCACCCGCCAATAATCAGCTCAAATTAAAAGATTACGGTGTATTCACTATTGCAGCTACACCAAGTTTAACTGGAGACAAGATTACACTTTCGTGGAAAGAGAACGGGGTATCGAAAGGTCCTTTAACAATAACAAACCAGCAGTATCGTCTTATGCTGAATCCGTATATTACCGACATAAAACTAAAGGCGGAATGCTCATCAAGCACATTCCTAAAGAAATGGACACTGACAGGAGGAGATACGCCGCCGTCCGGCTATACCGTAGAATATCCGAATAGTACAAGTGTGAAGGGAAAAACCATTACAGCAGTATTTGCCTCCCGTGCTACGCTTCCTCCAGGCTTGAACCTTTCTTCCGACGGAAAAACGATAGAAAAATATACCGGCACAGAGTCTATTATTAATTTTAATGATCGCGGTCTCGGTTGCGTTGAAGAAATCGCAGCAAATGCTTTTAGAAATGAAAGCGGCGGCAGTTTCATCAATAATACTACGATACAAGAAGTTGTATTGCCGAATGGTTTAAAAAAGCTCGGCTCGTATGCTTTTTTTGACTGTAAAGTACTAAAGAAAGTTACCATCCCAAGCGGTTTTACCGGAGATATTAACGAAGTCTTTCCAGGCTGTACTGCCTTAGAAAAATATGTGATCGCTGACGGCAATCCTCGCTACTGTCTTTCAGCTCAGAAACACCTGTGTTCGAAGAAAGAGACCGCTCCCGGCAGTTATGATCAGAATGACTTAACGCTTGTTTCGGTGGTATTCAAACCGTCAACTTATCCTATTCTGAAAATTACGGATAGCAAGATAAAAGAGATTAAAAATATGGCTGCAGAGTTTCATACCTTTACCAAGATACAAATCTCCGGCCTAGCAGATCTTTCAAAAATATACCAGTATGCTTTTTTTAAGTCTGGAGTAGGTGGATATGAAGTTACCATTAATACATCTACACCGCCTGCGCTGCCTGCAAATCCGGGCTCAGTATTTGTCGGTGCAACCAAAATAAAGGTTCCTTCCGGTTCCGTTACTGCGTATAAAACTAAATGGTCCAATTATGCCAGTATAATAGAATAG
- a CDS encoding MBL fold metallo-hydrolase RNA specificity domain-containing protein: MSINVYSLGAAEEVTGSKHILDVDGYLYLFDCGAFQGKRAEADKKNRDFNVPADKLTAVVLTHGHYDHCGLLPLLGIHGFTGNIYATPASRDIANLVLMDSARIQARDAEYLQKQAIKKHEKFDWKPLFTEEDAVQTINQFVTVSYHRPVWIGPNVQLEFYDAGHILGSAIAFITAKDSAGKTVKIAFTGDLGRKNKSIIRDPDIIPAADYIMIESTYGNRRHEDIHNAMEMLERAVNDAVKMRGKIIIPAFAVERTQELIYYFHLLTDQKRIPQIPIYVDSPMAVNATTIFQVHPECFDQETQEAFVKHHKNPFGFNALKFITSVDESKALNAMEEPMVIISADGMCEFGRITHHLANNISKPSTKIMLVGYMAENTLGRRLMNREPEVKIFGEWHQVRAEILQINAFSAHADYVEMVEWLDSLDTGSLKKLLMVHGEPDAQSFFQAYLQEHRYESHIMRYGDVIEL; this comes from the coding sequence ATGAGCATCAACGTGTATTCTCTGGGAGCCGCAGAGGAAGTAACCGGTTCAAAGCATATTCTCGATGTCGATGGGTATTTGTATCTTTTTGACTGCGGGGCTTTTCAAGGGAAACGGGCGGAAGCCGATAAAAAGAACCGCGATTTTAATGTTCCCGCCGATAAATTAACCGCCGTTGTTCTTACCCACGGGCACTATGATCACTGCGGGCTGTTGCCGCTGTTGGGTATACACGGGTTTACCGGCAATATCTATGCGACGCCCGCGTCACGGGATATTGCCAACCTCGTGCTGATGGATTCCGCCCGTATACAGGCGCGGGATGCCGAATATTTACAAAAACAAGCAATCAAAAAACATGAAAAATTCGACTGGAAGCCGCTTTTTACCGAAGAAGATGCCGTACAAACCATCAATCAATTTGTAACGGTTTCGTATCATCGTCCCGTGTGGATCGGCCCGAATGTGCAGCTTGAATTTTATGATGCGGGGCATATTCTCGGTTCCGCAATCGCCTTTATTACGGCAAAAGATTCCGCCGGTAAGACTGTAAAAATTGCCTTTACCGGAGACCTCGGCAGAAAGAATAAATCGATTATCCGCGACCCTGATATTATCCCTGCTGCCGATTATATTATGATAGAAAGCACCTACGGAAACCGCCGGCATGAGGATATTCACAATGCGATGGAGATGCTGGAACGTGCGGTTAATGACGCGGTAAAGATGCGCGGTAAGATTATCATCCCCGCCTTTGCCGTTGAGCGGACGCAGGAACTCATCTATTATTTCCATCTGCTGACGGATCAAAAACGGATTCCGCAGATTCCCATCTATGTCGATTCGCCGATGGCGGTGAACGCAACGACTATCTTTCAGGTGCATCCCGAATGCTTTGACCAAGAAACACAGGAAGCCTTTGTCAAACACCACAAAAACCCGTTCGGCTTTAATGCGCTCAAGTTTATTACGAGTGTCGATGAATCGAAGGCGCTGAACGCGATGGAAGAGCCGATGGTTATTATCAGTGCGGACGGTATGTGTGAATTCGGCCGCATTACCCATCATCTTGCAAATAATATTTCAAAGCCTTCGACAAAAATTATGCTGGTCGGCTATATGGCGGAAAATACGCTCGGCAGACGTTTGATGAACCGTGAACCGGAGGTAAAGATATTCGGAGAATGGCATCAAGTCCGCGCGGAAATTCTTCAGATTAATGCGTTCAGCGCCCATGCCGATTATGTCGAAATGGTCGAATGGCTTGACAGCCTCGACACCGGAAGCTTGAAAAAGCTGCTGATGGTGCACGGTGAACCGGACGCACAGAGCTTTTTTCAAGCATATTTACAGGAGCATCGCTATGAATCGCATATTATGCGGTACGGCGATGTAATCGAGTTATAG
- the rlmB gene encoding 23S rRNA (guanosine(2251)-2'-O)-methyltransferase RlmB, producing MQIITGFHAIEELLRSVEAQLEKKNSETKSSATKNSDAGKKIGGGQAASGGKVSGLRLKILYAKQGPRVKKILAQAEKLSVTIEQRTDAELDKLTASLPEYLQNHRGIILIDERPQDQAPKLSADALLAALASREKAFVVVLDSITDPHNTGAIIRSADQFAVDAVVLPERRSAGDFQTVSKISAGAAAWVPLLYTANLVRTVEELKRNGFWVFGADAQGDLLPHTKFPDKTVLIMGSEGSGISRLLKASCDSFTAIPTSGKLDSLNVSVAAGILMYEVRRQQNG from the coding sequence ATGCAGATTATTACCGGTTTTCATGCGATAGAAGAATTACTGCGCTCGGTTGAAGCTCAGTTGGAGAAAAAAAATTCGGAAACAAAAAGCTCCGCAACAAAGAATTCCGATGCGGGGAAAAAGATTGGCGGCGGACAGGCTGCCTCCGGCGGAAAGGTGTCCGGATTGCGGCTCAAGATCCTTTACGCCAAGCAGGGGCCGCGCGTAAAAAAGATCCTTGCGCAGGCGGAAAAACTTTCCGTAACGATAGAGCAGCGGACTGACGCCGAGCTTGACAAATTGACGGCATCCCTGCCGGAATATCTGCAAAATCACCGCGGAATTATCCTGATCGATGAACGTCCGCAGGATCAGGCGCCGAAGCTTTCTGCCGATGCACTGCTCGCCGCGCTTGCTTCCCGCGAAAAAGCCTTTGTGGTCGTCCTTGATTCAATCACTGACCCTCACAATACCGGCGCGATTATCCGCAGCGCCGATCAATTCGCTGTGGATGCCGTTGTGCTGCCCGAACGGAGATCCGCCGGAGACTTTCAGACTGTCAGTAAGATCAGCGCGGGGGCGGCGGCGTGGGTACCGCTTTTATACACGGCGAATTTGGTGCGGACGGTAGAAGAGCTTAAACGCAACGGCTTCTGGGTATTCGGCGCCGACGCCCAAGGCGACCTGCTGCCGCACACCAAGTTCCCCGACAAAACCGTGCTGATTATGGGCAGTGAAGGGTCGGGCATCAGCCGCTTGTTAAAAGCCTCCTGCGATTCTTTTACGGCAATCCCCACCTCCGGCAAACTGGACAGTTTGAATGTCTCGGTCGCCGCCGGTATTTTGATGTACGAGGTACGCCGGCAGCAAAACGGGTAG
- a CDS encoding RNA methyltransferase, translating into MSELYQKELAVCGFEAVKALAAEHPEKISRLFFAGSRVKTFGSLCKYLAQRKRLYRLVQSDAELEKLCGSVHHQGVVAMIAAPHVAAVTPEQMKRWETEKAAVLLCDRVGNANNLGAVIRSAAFFGIEHIVISGEDAQAQLTPSTYRIAQGGMEFITLYTTPSAEHFLKMSSGYLVRIGADHRAYRSLKDIPSVVQPDEAVVIVLGNEEHGISAEAKKLCDVLVKINGSGAIESLNVAQAGTLFCSALAELRRE; encoded by the coding sequence ATGAGTGAATTATATCAAAAAGAATTGGCGGTGTGCGGTTTTGAAGCGGTAAAAGCGCTCGCCGCCGAACATCCTGAAAAAATTTCAAGACTTTTTTTTGCCGGAAGCAGGGTAAAAACATTCGGCAGCCTTTGCAAATATCTTGCTCAGCGGAAACGGCTCTACCGGCTCGTGCAGTCGGATGCGGAATTGGAAAAACTCTGCGGCTCTGTTCACCACCAAGGGGTAGTCGCCATGATTGCAGCACCCCACGTCGCTGCCGTAACACCGGAACAGATGAAACGGTGGGAAACCGAAAAAGCCGCAGTATTGCTGTGCGACCGTGTCGGAAATGCAAATAACCTCGGAGCAGTTATCCGCAGCGCAGCCTTTTTCGGCATAGAGCATATCGTGATAAGCGGAGAGGATGCACAAGCGCAGCTGACGCCGAGCACCTACCGGATTGCACAAGGTGGTATGGAATTTATCACCTTGTATACCACTCCTTCCGCCGAACATTTTTTAAAGATGAGCAGCGGATATTTGGTACGGATAGGGGCGGATCATCGGGCATACCGCAGTCTAAAAGATATTCCGTCAGTGGTACAGCCGGACGAAGCGGTCGTTATAGTCTTAGGAAATGAAGAACACGGCATTTCTGCCGAAGCGAAAAAACTCTGTGATGTGCTGGTTAAAATCAACGGCAGCGGAGCAATCGAAAGCCTTAACGTAGCGCAAGCCGGTACCCTCTTCTGTTCCGCACTTGCCGAACTCCGGCGGGAATAG